ACGTCTGATACACCGGTTAACTTTGATGACATCCTGAAAGCCTTGAAGAAGGAGAACCAGACTCTCAGGGAGTCTGTGGAGAAAATGTCCCTCTCTGAGAACTCCTTGAGGAACGATGCAGAGAAGGTGAAGTTTTACACCGGTTTACCCAACTACTTTGTTTTAGAGACAGTCATGTGGCTCCTGGCACCTCATATGGATGGTATCAAGAACATGAAGCTCTCCAAGTTCCAGCAGCTTCTGCTGACACTGATGCGACTCCGTCTGGACCTCCGCAACCAAGACCTGGCCTACCGCTTTGGTGTCAAAGTCGGCACGGTAACCAGAACCGTGCATCGGATGGTCAACATCATGTCCTCCACTCTGGTGCCCACAGCCGTCTTCTGGCCCTCCAGAGCCGAGCTGCGGAAAAACCTACCGGCGGCCCTGCACTCGTCCTACCCTGACTGCGCGGTCATCATAGACTGTTTCATGGTGCCTTTTGAGGAGCCGGTTTCCCGGGGCAACgaccagcagcaacaacaggtGGTGGGGACAAGTTGTAACGTGTTAAAATATCTGATTGGTGTGGCTCCGCAGGGCGTTGTCACCTTCGTCTCTAGGGGTGTGCTGGGAAACGTCAGCGACAAGAGCCTGGCTGAGGGCTGCGGGTTTCTGTGCAAGCTTCTGCCAGGCGATGTCGTATTGGCGAGTCGAGATCTCGACATCGCCGATTCTGTGGCTGCCCGCGGAGCCCTGTTTAAAATCGCTGGCAGCTACCAAGGAGAAGCGTACGGGAGCTCAGAGAGCTCACCACTGACTAACGCTTCCTCTGAGACAGTGAGCGTGCAGACGCATGTGAAGAGGGTGATCTCCATGGTGAAGCAGAGGTACGCCATGCTTACAGGTCCTGTGGAGAGCCCCTTTACCACGGCCTCTGAGCGCACGTCGAACCTCTCAACCTTTGATAAGATTGTGCAAGTTGCCTGTGCCTTAAACAACCTGTGCATCTCTGCCGCTCCACTAGAGTGATTCGTACAGAAATGCCTAGTCTTCCTTAATGCTGGTCAGGCACATAAGTTCCCTTTACTGCTTTGGACCTTATTCCATGCTCTCCCACTACATCCTTGTGTCAACAAGACATGATTACTACAGAACACTGATTTATACTCACCCACTTTGATTTACTCAGTCGGTGTATGTGTTACTCCCTGTTATTTATGACAGATCATACTTGCAAATACAAGCACTTCTCCCAAAGCCAGAAACCGCACTGCAAAGATGTGATGTCATTAAGTTATGCAACTCAACTAAATGaggattttgttttgtatttgagtTTGGAATGACAATGACGTGAGTAAAATGCACCTGAAACTCATTGTCATTAGCCATTTGTAAATACTGAGGTATATAAGCGGCAGTGTGGGTGATCCAGGCAAAATGTTCCCACTAatcccatttttttttcattcccaCAAATTCCACAAATCACTGATTCCTCCCTGTATTGTAGAGAGGTGGTTTGTTGGTGAAGCCAGCTGTTTGCCCATTCTGTGTAATATAGAAAAACAAGATCAGTACATAcaatacaaaaagaaataaaaggggTTCAGACAAGAACAGCATGCACAGTAATACAGCTGTCAGAAGAAGAAGTCTCTCCTGCTTGTTCACCATGCTGGGATAGAAACGTGCCATGGTCAATGACGGTTTTGATAGATTACTGGGTGAAAACTAACCTTTATTTTGGCATTGTCACACATTTTGCTAGCCAACTAGATTTTTAACAATAGGATGACTAGCTACCTGTCAGCACGGACAAACATACCACACACAGACCAATTTGTTTGTGCCAGAGTCTAGTGATCATTTATCTGTTGTGCTCTCTGGCGTTATAGAAACACAACTCATTTCCAGGGTTTCTGACAACAGCTTCCTTCCTTGGAATGGCAATGTCTACTTCAACAAGGCTACTGGTATTgatgatttttacacaaattgTACAGCCTTCCCTACATGGACTTCTGCAATTGGTTGGTGAAATAACTGAAATGGaccaaacagaaatatttttcacGACAGGTCAAGGTGAGCTATGAGACAGTGCTCATGGAGCGTTAGGCCAGGCGGATGCTTGTCCACTCAGTGGTTCCAACCTCAGCtgtataattaaaaatgatgtCAATATTTACTACGCCACAATAGTGTTTAAGGTTTTGCaggttacatttttaaaagtattgAAGTACAGCATTTCAACGAACAATTAAGTCTTCTAATTTAATAGGAAGCTTGAGATTTCTCAAAAATTGTCTTGTTATTGAGGAAGACAAACACCGTTTCCCATCTTTCCACCCTAACCTTCCATAACATATACGTCAGTCTGCAGGGCAAACTCATTAAATACAGCTCAATAGATATGTTCTTTACAGTCATATTGAATCAGAGTATCATAAGAAGTGATTGAAAGAGATGTTAtgagatgggttttttttttttttctcgctgAAGGCAACCAGTGTTCcctatgagtttttttttttcacagtgttgTTTGACGGGGTTTAATTAACACTTTGTTTAGCTGAGCACAACGTCATCTTCAGCAGAATGTACATTGAATTTGTGACAAATGAATTCTCTTTGCCTTTAGGCCATTCAATGTGTTCTGTGTTCTAATTGATCATAAGCGTTTTGGATCACAATTGTATAACAGAGACATTTGTGTCCGTTAGAGTACAAGGCTGGAGGCTACTTTCAAGACGTCAAGGTTTCTCTGCTAAAGAACTgatttttttgatgtttttaatagtttgtcAAATAACCTGAAAAAATTGTTTTGATATGtgtcttggaaaaaaaaaaaaagatctcatgATTATTTCAGAGTTGTTTGCATAAGAAGACTGTGCTTCTTGAAATGCCTCTTTGGTTGTCCTCCATTGCTGGTGCCTTAGTTTGTAAAGCTGGTACTGCTGTTACAAATCAGCCTGCGTTTTctacagatatttatttttgcatcatACAGTATGCTTTAGACCctaaatgtgtatgtatacCCAATTAACACTATCGTGTGAAGCATCTTTTATTTGAGGTTTTTATTCCTTGGCATTATTCacttacctgtgtgtgtgtgtgtgtgtgtgtgtgtgtgtatacagttttaaaaaaaatgttcctacttcttttttatgttttataatatttCCCTTCTAGCATTTAATGTGTATAAATTCCAAATGATGTTATTATACGTAGATTTTAACTTATTTTCACGTATCTCAGAAGGTGTGTGGGATTAAACATTACAACGGCAGTTCTTGTGCTTTGGCTCAGGGCCTGAATTTAATAGCGAACCCGTTTCTTACAGGTTTCCACATGTTAAGAAGcttgctgctgcagcagagacTAATCAGAGACTAAACAGGCTCAGCTCTGGTGTCGAGCTTTAAAAGGTGTTGCGTTGTGTGCAGTGTTGGGTTCAGACAGGCATGCTAT
This genomic interval from Thunnus thynnus chromosome 11, fThuThy2.1, whole genome shotgun sequence contains the following:
- the LOC137193120 gene encoding uncharacterized protein codes for the protein MVHTCVVAGCRNRRTPGTTLSFYRFPRDPERKQRWIAAVNREGWVPNDGSRLCSTHFISGKQVKNPRSPDYVPSVFTTAPLSPEMKEPGALEILDKQEARVEAANALLFLQGQGRSVVGERGQAEHPAEREQEAVVEESASSSLSTDEDDDDDDESVSDSKKGKFAQTSDTPVNFDDILKALKKENQTLRESVEKMSLSENSLRNDAEKVKFYTGLPNYFVLETVMWLLAPHMDGIKNMKLSKFQQLLLTLMRLRLDLRNQDLAYRFGVKVGTVTRTVHRMVNIMSSTLVPTAVFWPSRAELRKNLPAALHSSYPDCAVIIDCFMVPFEEPVSRGNDQQQQQVVGTSCNVLKYLIGVAPQGVVTFVSRGVLGNVSDKSLAEGCGFLCKLLPGDVVLASRDLDIADSVAARGALFKIAGSYQGEAYGSSESSPLTNASSETVSVQTHVKRVISMVKQRYAMLTGPVESPFTTASERTSNLSTFDKIVQVACALNNLCISAAPLE